A genome region from Rickettsiales endosymbiont of Stachyamoeba lipophora includes the following:
- a CDS encoding S9 family peptidase, whose amino-acid sequence MLPPKAAKIEFIHQHHNDKRVDYYNWLKDPNILSSKNQKIMEHLNKEKNYAQNFFDQDKNLQEALFNELKGRIKLEDHTVPIQYDNYCYYAKIEANQNYYAHFRYHQNNPSQHKLLLDENELAAGKEFFSLGELSISHDHELMAYTTDVCGNERYSLSIKNLEDNKLLDDSIDNTIGSVVWSNDNQGFFYIILDQAWRPYQVKYHLLGSKNSQDKIIFTENDEKFFVNIDQSSDKKYLVIYSESKTASEIYFLSLDRYDNSLVKFYDRKCNHLIHLDHGNNEFYALINDTGRNFRLIRTQNHLIDQKDWVEIIPATNETYLNTFMLYHGFIAVQAKINGINHLKYSQYNDFNWLEIKLNQAVYSAKLSQTSYHIAKIRFNYSALNTPLLVMEFDLHTHKLDTLKQVEIPSGFNSELYRVERIFAPSSDGVMVPISLLYKKELFKKDGSNPLYLYGYGSYGIGIDPGFNTNIISLVDRGFVYAIAHIRGGDDLGFEWYEQAKFLTKKRTFEDFIAAAQYLVNQNYTKAGNIAIMGGSAGGMLVGACLNMHPQLFKAVIAHVPFVDVLNTMLDDTLPLTTAEYLEWGNPTNQEFYDYIKSYSPYDNLKSGIFPNLYATTSLGDTRVAYWEPAKWIAQIREINQGNSIILFDINLNAGHGGASGRFETLKEKAKEYSFILKTFNLN is encoded by the coding sequence ATGTTACCCCCTAAAGCAGCAAAAATTGAGTTTATTCATCAACATCATAATGATAAGCGAGTAGATTATTACAATTGGTTAAAAGATCCTAATATTTTAAGCTCTAAAAATCAAAAAATAATGGAGCATTTGAACAAAGAAAAAAATTATGCCCAAAACTTTTTTGACCAAGATAAAAATTTACAAGAAGCCCTTTTTAACGAGCTAAAGGGTCGAATTAAGCTAGAAGATCACACTGTGCCTATTCAGTATGATAACTATTGTTATTATGCAAAAATTGAAGCTAATCAAAATTATTATGCTCATTTTCGTTATCATCAAAATAATCCTTCTCAGCACAAACTATTATTAGATGAAAACGAGCTGGCAGCAGGGAAAGAGTTTTTTTCTTTAGGTGAGCTATCAATTAGCCATGATCATGAACTAATGGCCTATACAACCGATGTATGTGGTAATGAAAGGTATAGCTTAAGCATTAAAAACCTAGAAGATAATAAGCTTCTTGATGATAGCATAGATAATACAATTGGCAGCGTGGTATGGAGTAATGATAACCAAGGATTCTTTTATATTATATTAGATCAAGCTTGGAGGCCTTATCAGGTTAAATATCATTTATTAGGAAGCAAAAATTCTCAAGATAAAATTATATTTACTGAAAATGATGAAAAATTTTTTGTAAATATTGATCAATCAAGCGATAAAAAATATTTGGTAATATATTCGGAAAGCAAAACAGCCTCGGAAATTTATTTTCTTTCACTTGATAGGTATGACAATAGTCTAGTAAAATTTTATGATCGCAAATGCAATCATTTAATCCACTTGGATCATGGTAATAATGAATTTTATGCTTTAATTAATGATACTGGTCGTAACTTTAGATTAATTAGAACTCAAAATCACCTTATTGATCAAAAAGATTGGGTTGAGATAATTCCTGCAACTAATGAAACTTATCTTAATACATTCATGCTTTATCATGGATTTATTGCCGTTCAAGCAAAAATTAATGGTATTAATCATTTAAAATATAGCCAATATAATGATTTTAATTGGCTTGAGATTAAGCTCAATCAAGCAGTATATTCTGCAAAATTGAGCCAAACCTCATATCATATTGCTAAAATAAGGTTTAATTATTCCGCTCTTAATACTCCTTTATTGGTAATGGAATTTGATCTACATACCCATAAATTAGATACACTAAAACAAGTTGAAATCCCTTCTGGTTTTAATTCAGAACTTTATAGGGTGGAACGAATATTTGCCCCTTCAAGTGATGGGGTAATGGTGCCTATATCATTATTATATAAAAAGGAACTATTTAAAAAAGATGGCAGCAACCCATTATATTTATATGGCTATGGATCATATGGCATAGGTATTGATCCGGGGTTTAATACTAATATCATCTCTTTAGTAGACCGCGGTTTTGTATATGCAATTGCTCACATTAGGGGCGGTGATGATTTGGGTTTTGAATGGTATGAGCAAGCAAAATTCCTAACTAAAAAGAGAACATTTGAAGATTTTATTGCGGCAGCACAATATTTAGTTAACCAAAATTATACTAAAGCGGGCAATATAGCCATAATGGGTGGCAGCGCTGGTGGGATGCTGGTAGGAGCTTGCTTGAATATGCATCCTCAATTATTTAAAGCAGTTATCGCTCATGTACCGTTTGTGGATGTTCTAAACACCATGCTTGATGATACCTTACCTCTTACGACCGCTGAATATCTTGAATGGGGTAATCCTACTAATCAGGAATTTTATGATTATATCAAATCTTATTCGCCTTATGATAATTTAAAGTCTGGTATTTTTCCTAATCTTTATGCCACCACCAGTTTAGGCGATACTAGAGTTGCTTATTGGGAACCAGCTAAATGGATCGCTCAAATTAGAGAAATTAATCAAGGTAACAGTATTATTTTGTTTGATATCAATCTTAATGCCGGCCATGGTGGAGCCTCTGGGCGTTTCGAAACTCTCAAAGAGAAAGCTAAAGAATACTCATTTATTCTAAAAACTTTTAATCTAAATTAG
- a CDS encoding PEP/pyruvate-binding domain-containing protein, protein MFTFSTKANTLAALSTKVTAARLLPQYVITVQNWQTNAESILQKLQSECEWHNQLLVVRSSALVEDTEDNSMAGKFSSFLKIKFGDELKQAIGDVIASYGNEVNPLDQILIQPMLNEVNISGVIFSIDPNSMGNYLVINYDDFSGSTESITSGNASCAKTYYHYRNADLELLPPALKLLAKLVEELEHITGVNKLDIEFAVAHNELYLLQVRHLIIQNAELANNQHDLRLIHEVISTKMQPQPHLLGQQSIFGVMPDWNPAEIIGLRPKPLALSVYREVVTDAIWAYQRHNYGYRDLRSFPLMLSFGGIPYIDVRVSFNSFIPRDLAENIAERLVNYYLDRLRNNTDLHDKVEFEIIFSCYTFDLPERIKILTDYGFSSQDQENITSSLLKITNDIIHSKKNLWKLDLEKVSNLQERRASLLNSGLDPLSTLYWLIEDTKRYGTLPFAGLARAGFIAIQLLNSLVDVGIFSKVDREAFMASINSVSSQMNRDLYLLPKQAFLEKYGHLRPGTYDIMSYRYDEAPDLYFDWEMSKKVVPNDNHKKFNLSLDQIRKIDKMLKAHSMNVDIIEFFDFITAGIEAREYSKFIFSKNLSDFMLIFEKYANNYGLTREDCSYIPISTIIDLYHSCEDPEESLKTAAEQGKKRYNKTKNINLPPLITNPDQVWSFELPATQPNFITQKKCTGEVQFSINPETLHDSIVLIPSADPGYDWIFTKDIKGFITKYGGVNSHMAIRAGELSIPAVIGAGEVLYERYQQAKILEIDACNKKVEILCLK, encoded by the coding sequence ATGTTTACCTTCTCAACTAAAGCTAATACTCTAGCAGCTCTCTCAACAAAAGTTACAGCTGCCAGGTTGCTCCCTCAATATGTAATTACAGTACAAAATTGGCAAACAAATGCAGAGAGCATATTACAAAAACTACAAAGCGAATGTGAATGGCATAACCAGCTTTTAGTAGTAAGAAGTAGCGCTTTAGTTGAAGATACTGAAGATAACTCTATGGCAGGAAAATTTTCTTCTTTTCTTAAAATTAAATTTGGTGATGAATTAAAACAAGCTATAGGTGATGTAATTGCTTCTTATGGCAATGAAGTTAATCCTTTAGATCAAATACTGATTCAACCTATGCTTAATGAGGTTAATATCAGTGGCGTAATCTTTAGTATTGATCCTAATAGTATGGGGAATTATTTAGTAATTAACTACGATGATTTTAGTGGATCTACTGAATCAATAACCAGTGGAAACGCCAGTTGTGCTAAAACTTATTATCATTATCGTAATGCAGATTTAGAGTTACTCCCCCCTGCTTTAAAGTTATTAGCTAAATTAGTTGAAGAATTAGAGCATATTACAGGTGTTAATAAGCTTGATATTGAATTTGCTGTAGCTCACAATGAACTATATTTATTACAAGTAAGGCATCTAATTATACAAAATGCAGAGCTGGCTAATAACCAGCATGATTTGAGATTAATTCATGAAGTTATTTCTACTAAAATGCAGCCTCAACCTCATTTGCTAGGTCAGCAATCAATTTTTGGGGTAATGCCTGATTGGAATCCGGCTGAGATTATTGGTCTTAGACCTAAGCCGTTAGCTCTTTCAGTTTATCGCGAAGTGGTAACTGACGCAATATGGGCATATCAACGTCATAACTACGGATATAGAGATTTAAGAAGCTTTCCACTCATGCTCTCTTTTGGTGGTATTCCTTATATTGATGTTAGGGTAAGTTTTAATTCTTTTATTCCTCGGGATCTTGCAGAAAATATAGCAGAAAGGCTAGTTAATTATTACCTAGATAGGTTAAGAAACAACACTGATTTACATGATAAAGTAGAATTTGAAATTATTTTTTCTTGCTATACTTTTGATTTGCCGGAACGAATTAAAATATTAACTGATTACGGCTTTTCAAGTCAAGACCAAGAAAATATTACCAGCAGTTTACTTAAAATTACTAATGATATAATTCATAGTAAAAAGAATTTATGGAAATTAGATTTAGAAAAAGTAAGTAACTTACAAGAAAGAAGAGCTTCCCTGCTTAATAGCGGTCTAGATCCCCTCTCAACTTTATACTGGCTTATTGAGGATACTAAGAGATATGGAACCTTACCATTTGCAGGCCTTGCCAGAGCAGGTTTTATTGCCATTCAATTGCTTAATTCTTTGGTTGATGTAGGAATATTTTCTAAGGTTGATCGTGAAGCTTTTATGGCCTCAATCAACTCAGTTAGCTCACAAATGAACAGGGATCTGTATTTATTACCAAAACAAGCGTTTTTAGAAAAATATGGGCATTTACGTCCCGGTACTTATGATATTATGTCTTATAGATATGATGAAGCTCCTGACCTCTATTTTGATTGGGAAATGAGCAAAAAAGTAGTTCCAAATGATAATCATAAAAAGTTTAATCTAAGCTTAGATCAAATAAGAAAAATTGATAAGATGCTTAAAGCCCATTCAATGAATGTAGATATAATAGAGTTTTTTGATTTTATTACAGCAGGTATTGAAGCTAGAGAATATTCTAAATTTATCTTTTCAAAAAATCTTAGCGATTTTATGTTAATATTTGAGAAATACGCTAATAATTACGGACTAACTAGAGAAGATTGTTCTTATATACCTATTAGTACTATCATTGATCTTTATCATAGCTGTGAAGACCCAGAAGAAAGTTTAAAAACAGCTGCCGAGCAAGGTAAAAAACGATATAATAAAACTAAAAATATTAATTTACCTCCCCTGATTACTAATCCAGATCAAGTATGGTCTTTTGAGCTGCCCGCTACTCAACCGAATTTTATTACTCAAAAAAAATGTACAGGAGAAGTTCAGTTTTCTATAAATCCTGAAACTTTACATGATTCAATAGTTTTAATTCCTAGTGCTGACCCTGGATATGATTGGATTTTCACTAAAGATATTAAAGGTTTTATTACCAAATATGGTGGCGTAAATTCTCATATGGCAATTAGAGCTGGTGAATTATCAATCCCTGCAGTTATTGGCGCAGGTGAAGTATTATATGAGCGCTATCAACAAGCTAAAATTTTAGAAATTGATGCGTGCAATAAAAAGGTAGAAATCTTATGTCTAAAATAA
- a CDS encoding demethoxyubiquinone hydroxylase family protein produces the protein MFNFNLRTGMVTEKKVITDLYKHELTVQKVYHDIMAKIDNPEIRENLTCFLRDHEKHIENLSNKIVILTGSKPSKIKNVKGTIIAGYVALRSMAGQHGALTALQTVEEDIVKHYRTASTENISKESLELINTHLKEEEKYNQYIKSLI, from the coding sequence ATGTTTAACTTTAACTTAAGGACTGGTATGGTAACTGAAAAAAAGGTCATAACTGATTTATATAAACATGAACTTACGGTACAAAAAGTATATCATGATATTATGGCAAAAATTGACAATCCTGAAATTAGAGAAAACCTAACATGCTTTTTAAGAGATCATGAAAAACATATAGAAAATCTTTCTAATAAAATAGTTATATTAACAGGCTCTAAACCTAGCAAGATAAAAAATGTTAAAGGAACTATTATAGCAGGTTATGTTGCTCTGCGAAGCATGGCAGGCCAGCATGGGGCTTTAACGGCTCTTCAAACTGTAGAAGAGGATATAGTTAAACATTATAGAACTGCTTCAACCGAAAATATTTCAAAAGAATCTCTAGAATTAATTAATACGCATTTAAAAGAAGAAGAGAAATACAATCAGTATATTAAAAGTTTAATATAA
- a CDS encoding NTP transferase domain-containing protein, which translates to MKENIRFVMLAAGRGSRLENITDNHPKCMTEIGDKSLIKSQLEVIKNFSNQVAVVTGYLAHVLEDHLSGDNINFFHSNNWQQSNMVSSLLCAQSWFKDSTVIVCYTDILYSKDAIEKLIATKGDIVIPYYTKWKELWSNRFTNPLDDLESFKITADQNLIEIGKKASSLQDIEGQFMGIMKFTAQGWNQCIDLLNKLDNKEIAKLDSTKLLNRLIIEEQPIKTIAINDFWLEIDSKNDYALYKDIVLS; encoded by the coding sequence ATGAAAGAAAATATTAGGTTTGTAATGCTTGCAGCAGGGCGTGGCAGCAGGTTGGAAAATATTACTGATAATCATCCTAAATGCATGACCGAAATTGGTGATAAATCGCTTATAAAATCTCAGTTAGAAGTTATTAAAAATTTTTCCAACCAAGTAGCAGTGGTAACAGGATACCTAGCTCATGTACTTGAGGACCACTTAAGTGGCGATAACATAAATTTCTTTCATAGCAACAATTGGCAGCAAAGCAATATGGTATCTTCGTTATTATGTGCTCAAAGCTGGTTTAAAGATTCGACTGTTATAGTTTGTTATACTGATATTTTATATAGCAAAGACGCGATTGAAAAGCTTATAGCAACTAAAGGTGATATAGTCATTCCTTATTATACTAAATGGAAAGAGTTATGGAGCAATAGATTTACAAACCCATTAGATGATTTAGAATCATTTAAAATCACTGCTGATCAAAATTTGATTGAAATAGGCAAAAAAGCTTCTTCTCTACAGGATATCGAAGGTCAATTTATGGGTATCATGAAATTTACCGCCCAAGGCTGGAACCAATGTATAGACTTACTTAATAAATTAGATAATAAAGAAATTGCAAAACTAGATTCAACTAAATTACTTAATAGGCTTATAATAGAAGAGCAACCTATTAAAACTATAGCTATAAATGATTTTTGGTTAGAAATTGATAGCAAAAATGATTATGCCTTATATAAAGATATAGTTTTAAGCTGA
- a CDS encoding gamma-glutamyl-gamma-aminobutyrate hydrolase family protein (Members of this family of hydrolases with an active site Cys residue belong to MEROPS family C26.) has translation MSKIIALTQRVDFITDYNEKRDAIDQRISKLLFNCDYIPLLLPNDLAIATVLFNIYKPSGILLSGGGDLANYGGASPERDELENWLIKQSIDNNLPLLGICRGMQAIGNHFGEKLEQLKNHVATTHTINASREVNSFHNFGFVELKTQNFIATHLANDGSIEAFKHNSYNIYGIMWHPEREAIVTSEDLNLIREIFD, from the coding sequence ATGTCTAAAATAATTGCTCTTACTCAAAGAGTAGATTTTATAACAGACTATAATGAAAAGCGTGATGCTATTGATCAAAGAATTAGCAAACTACTTTTTAACTGTGATTATATTCCTTTACTGTTACCTAATGATTTGGCAATTGCTACCGTCTTATTTAATATTTATAAACCTTCAGGTATATTACTTTCTGGAGGAGGTGATTTGGCCAATTATGGAGGAGCATCTCCTGAAAGAGATGAACTGGAAAACTGGCTGATCAAGCAATCTATCGATAATAATTTACCTCTATTAGGCATTTGTCGCGGGATGCAAGCAATAGGCAATCATTTTGGAGAAAAATTAGAGCAACTGAAGAACCATGTAGCTACTACCCATACTATTAATGCTAGCCGAGAAGTAAATAGTTTTCATAATTTTGGGTTTGTTGAGCTTAAAACCCAAAATTTCATTGCTACACACTTAGCAAATGATGGTTCAATTGAAGCTTTTAAACATAATTCATATAATATCTACGGTATAATGTGGCATCCTGAGCGAGAAGCAATTGTAACAAGCGAAGACTTAAATTTAATTAGAGAAATTTTTGATTAG
- a CDS encoding ferritin-like domain-containing protein yields the protein MVKEHDIVVDLYRHELAAAEIYQDVLKYIEDAKVKSKLQEIADDHRNHSKLLFKLAAKTGNKPIEMKNIKGTLLLGYASVISMAEGQEGALKAIQTTENMVLKKYKEASNNRKIYSKDIRAIVQNHLKDEERYKNYMDIHIT from the coding sequence ATGGTTAAAGAGCATGACATAGTTGTTGACCTATATAGACATGAGCTAGCTGCAGCGGAAATTTATCAAGATGTACTTAAATATATAGAAGATGCCAAAGTAAAGAGCAAATTACAAGAAATTGCTGATGATCATAGAAATCATAGTAAGCTGTTATTTAAACTTGCAGCAAAAACCGGTAATAAACCTATTGAAATGAAAAATATTAAAGGTACGCTCCTCTTGGGATATGCCAGCGTTATAAGCATGGCAGAGGGGCAGGAAGGAGCCTTGAAAGCTATCCAGACTACAGAAAATATGGTGCTAAAAAAATATAAAGAAGCCTCAAATAATAGAAAGATATATTCAAAAGATATTCGTGCCATTGTACAAAATCATTTAAAAGACGAAGAGAGATATAAAAATTATATGGATATTCATATAACTTGA